From one Novosphingobium sp. genomic stretch:
- a CDS encoding UrcA family protein, whose translation MFNTIRSAAPRFLTAAAASSAVIATFALGMAPMTAHAATATDTTVTALHAPVEINDNGAPSLRVSYADLDLNNAADRNEINRRVAHAATRVCAPLRGNTMEVERSVAYQTCRTDAIAQAVAQIENSAD comes from the coding sequence ATGTTCAACACCATCCGCTCCGCCGCCCCCCGCTTCCTTACCGCCGCTGCCGCCAGCAGCGCCGTGATCGCAACCTTTGCCCTGGGCATGGCTCCGATGACCGCCCATGCTGCCACGGCGACCGACACCACCGTCACCGCGCTTCATGCGCCGGTCGAGATCAATGACAATGGCGCGCCCAGCCTGCGCGTATCCTATGCCGATCTGGACCTGAACAATGCGGCCGACCGCAATGAGATCAACCGTCGCGTCGCCCATGCGGCCACACGGGTCTGCGCCCCGCTGCGCGGCAACACCATGGAAGTTGAGCGCTCGGTCGCCTATCAGACCTGCCGCACCGATGCGATCGCCCAGGCCGTGGCGCAGATCGAAAACTCGGCAGACTGA
- a CDS encoding AlpA family transcriptional regulator — MMMSANLSPDTAMAILRRPQVESMTGLSRSSIYRMMNAGTFPKPLRLGAQAVGWIEGEIRDWIAALSPNHI; from the coding sequence ATGATGATGAGCGCAAATCTGTCTCCGGATACGGCCATGGCCATCCTGCGCCGCCCTCAAGTCGAGTCGATGACCGGTCTTAGCAGGTCGAGCATCTACCGCATGATGAACGCGGGCACGTTTCCCAAGCCGCTGCGACTCGGAGCGCAGGCTGTGGGCTGGATTGAGGGCGAAATTCGCGACTGGATCGCGGCACTTTCCCCCAATCACATCTAA
- a CDS encoding lipid-binding SYLF domain-containing protein, with amino-acid sequence MRGAFGRSGQRNLGQSIKEQPSCPLIWNETGLTAVTDRMFQTFQDVPIMTKRSITATIIGCAAMATLALVGPALARARAPSANSDQAHGPQRLVDKAASVAVEFQRDQGKAGIMRQARGMYIVPEYGKAGFIIGGKGGAGVVTVRHGTNWTSPAFFNFGGLSAGLQIGGEGGSLIFLLMNQKAVNAFRRDNKFALTANAGLSVVTYSTADQANLGRADVVLLTNTKGAYAGATIEASNVGVDGGRTREFYGQMINQNALLDGRVPPTAGARILLRVLPR; translated from the coding sequence ATGCGGGGAGCGTTCGGGCGTTCCGGTCAGCGCAATCTTGGTCAAAGCATTAAGGAACAACCCTCATGCCCCTTGATTTGGAATGAGACCGGGCTGACAGCAGTGACAGACCGCATGTTCCAGACCTTCCAGGACGTACCCATCATGACGAAGCGATCGATTACAGCGACCATCATTGGCTGCGCCGCCATGGCGACCCTGGCACTGGTTGGCCCGGCGCTGGCCCGCGCGCGCGCGCCCAGCGCGAACAGCGACCAGGCGCATGGCCCGCAAAGGCTGGTCGACAAGGCGGCCTCGGTCGCTGTCGAGTTTCAGCGCGATCAGGGCAAGGCCGGTATCATGCGCCAGGCGCGTGGCATGTATATCGTGCCGGAATACGGGAAGGCTGGCTTTATCATCGGCGGCAAAGGCGGCGCCGGCGTGGTGACGGTGCGCCATGGCACGAACTGGACCTCGCCCGCGTTCTTCAACTTCGGTGGCTTGAGCGCCGGGCTGCAAATCGGCGGTGAGGGCGGGTCCTTGATCTTCTTGCTGATGAACCAGAAGGCCGTCAACGCTTTCCGCCGCGACAATAAATTCGCGCTGACCGCCAACGCCGGTCTTTCGGTGGTCACCTATTCGACTGCGGATCAGGCCAATCTTGGCCGCGCCGATGTGGTTCTGCTCACCAACACCAAGGGCGCCTACGCAGGTGCGACGATCGAAGCCAGCAATGTTGGCGTGGATGGTGGGCGGACCCGTGAATTTTATGGCCAGATGATCAATCAGAATGCGCTGCTCGATGGCCGCGTGCCGCCGACGGCCGGTGCCCGCATCTTGCTGAGGGTGCTGCCGCGCTGA
- a CDS encoding LexA family transcriptional regulator, translating to MTEDGKFSGHDNVIPFRPESDGNFRVDLTAERVLRIKARMADLKIDQSSLASATGLSNSAISQIFTLKIKRTRHFPAIAKALKVNVSWLLADTDQRIDLSDGQGGTVSEECLPDLLNQEDFSNTKVDTIHTDDIPAAQFERKRTTIPLVEIDLSATSRHHVNDLPAKLQTLMMDREFVRMHTQADLSTVMLVQNIGDVMAPTLLNTDLLLIDTSLRALDRMDAIWLMRYSGMFMIRRVRKTANGLRLMPGNPAIPDEVVAEGDVEFLGRIAGFHRKL from the coding sequence ATGACCGAAGACGGCAAATTCAGCGGCCATGACAACGTGATCCCGTTTCGCCCTGAAAGCGACGGGAACTTTCGCGTGGATCTGACGGCTGAAAGGGTGCTGCGAATTAAAGCGCGCATGGCTGACTTGAAGATTGACCAGTCCAGCCTTGCCTCGGCCACGGGCCTAAGCAACAGCGCGATCAGCCAAATTTTCACACTGAAGATTAAGCGGACGCGCCATTTTCCGGCTATTGCCAAGGCGCTCAAGGTCAACGTCTCTTGGCTGCTGGCCGATACCGATCAGCGCATTGATCTGAGTGACGGGCAGGGCGGAACTGTTTCGGAGGAATGCTTGCCCGATCTGCTCAATCAGGAGGATTTCAGCAACACGAAGGTGGATACGATACACACCGACGATATCCCGGCGGCACAGTTTGAGCGCAAGCGCACTACGATCCCCTTGGTGGAAATCGATCTTTCGGCAACGTCGCGCCATCACGTCAACGATCTGCCTGCCAAGCTGCAAACCCTGATGATGGATCGCGAATTTGTGCGGATGCACACCCAAGCGGACCTATCCACTGTGATGCTGGTGCAAAATATCGGTGACGTGATGGCCCCCACGCTGCTGAATACCGATTTGCTTCTGATCGATACCTCGCTGCGCGCTCTTGACCGAATGGATGCCATTTGGCTGATGCGTTATTCGGGCATGTTCATGATACGCAGGGTGCGCAAGACGGCCAATGGCCTGCGCCTGATGCCCGGTAATCCCGCGATCCCTGATGAAGTTGTGGCAGAAGGTGATGTTGAGTTTTTGGGCCGAATTGCTGGCTTCCATCGAAAGCTTTGA
- a CDS encoding penicillin acylase family protein: MIFLPFKRLASLAALTLALTAGGLQARPVTIKRDTYGVPHVYADTTYGLFYGYGYAVAEDRLYQMEMVKRSAEGTVAQVLGGAYLATDKATRGMFDPASLHRQLAALPANDRAMFEGYAAGFNARIHAVMAQPDKLLPRQFVTAGFQPSSWSADDVAAVWVGLILNRFFSGNMELANLNLLSELQAAKGAEEGERIYHQLRWLEDPTAPTIAAPEGSASPAEAKADPGAAGLRGVSRGAALAYQAGQEARLGPVAAAGMPTASNAWVIAPKRSDQHHTVLYNGPQQGWFNPSIIYGIGLHGAGFDLTGTTPVGLPAVFFGSNGTIAWGSTVGALDTNDLYQETLAPEDMHRYRYNGAWRPMIARHEVIRVKGQADVPFTAWATVHGPVTGWDEANHTAYALKRSWVGHEIETLMGWAHVGQARDWDGFLKQAARVSASITWFYADGRGNIGYAGLGRLPDRPANQPVQFPARGDGSMEWRGTLPFSANPKQLNPPQGYLVSWNNKTMPGLKGDGADYSHIDRVNELAAALNRKPLLSDKEIWDIDRYGALADLNHRYFVPYITQAVAGLGEGDPLRQAAVRIAGWDGRLTESAVSGFYDGPGVPLFRAWLAHALERLLKADLPADVYAKYAATGYLPALSPLSAKPGSGAKLLWYALRRGQDGAPFAYDFLHGRDAQALVRDALRDAVSDLSRAQGPDMDRWRTPVAPMQFAARSVVGVPWAGEDEDKVVAPYRNRGSVSLRVTLDRQGASMCSAAAPGQSGFIAQDGKPDRHYADQLPLFTGFACKPDWLTASEIAAHVERQEHLDDG, encoded by the coding sequence ATGATTTTCCTGCCGTTCAAACGCCTCGCCTCGCTGGCTGCCCTCACACTCGCTTTGACCGCCGGTGGCCTGCAGGCCCGTCCGGTGACGATCAAGCGCGACACCTATGGCGTGCCGCATGTCTATGCCGACACGACCTATGGCCTGTTCTATGGCTATGGCTATGCCGTGGCCGAAGACCGGCTCTATCAGATGGAAATGGTCAAGCGTTCGGCGGAAGGCACGGTGGCGCAGGTGTTGGGAGGGGCCTATCTGGCGACGGACAAGGCGACGCGGGGCATGTTCGACCCCGCCTCGCTTCACCGCCAGCTCGCCGCGCTTCCGGCCAATGATCGCGCGATGTTCGAAGGCTATGCTGCCGGTTTCAATGCCCGCATCCATGCGGTCATGGCCCAGCCTGATAAGCTTCTGCCCCGTCAGTTCGTCACGGCCGGTTTCCAACCTTCCAGCTGGAGTGCCGACGATGTTGCGGCGGTATGGGTGGGGCTGATCCTCAACCGCTTCTTCTCGGGCAATATGGAGCTGGCCAACCTCAATCTGCTCAGTGAACTGCAGGCGGCCAAGGGAGCGGAGGAAGGCGAGAGGATTTACCATCAGCTGCGCTGGCTGGAAGACCCCACCGCCCCGACCATTGCCGCGCCCGAGGGATCCGCATCGCCCGCCGAGGCGAAGGCCGATCCTGGCGCAGCCGGTCTGCGCGGCGTGTCACGCGGAGCGGCTCTGGCCTATCAGGCCGGGCAGGAGGCACGTCTGGGCCCGGTTGCCGCCGCCGGCATGCCCACGGCCAGCAATGCCTGGGTGATCGCCCCCAAGCGTTCGGACCAGCATCACACCGTGCTGTATAACGGGCCGCAGCAGGGATGGTTCAACCCCTCGATCATCTACGGCATCGGCCTGCATGGCGCGGGCTTCGATCTGACGGGGACCACGCCGGTCGGCCTGCCTGCGGTGTTCTTTGGCTCCAATGGCACGATCGCCTGGGGATCGACCGTGGGCGCGCTGGACACCAACGATCTTTATCAGGAGACACTCGCGCCCGAGGACATGCATCGCTACCGCTATAACGGCGCCTGGCGCCCGATGATCGCGCGGCATGAGGTGATCCGGGTCAAGGGGCAGGCGGATGTGCCCTTCACCGCCTGGGCCACGGTGCATGGACCTGTCACCGGCTGGGATGAGGCGAACCATACCGCCTATGCGCTCAAGCGAAGCTGGGTGGGACATGAAATCGAGACGCTGATGGGCTGGGCTCATGTGGGGCAGGCGCGCGACTGGGACGGTTTCCTCAAACAGGCCGCGCGTGTCTCGGCCTCCATCACCTGGTTTTATGCCGATGGGCGTGGCAACATCGGCTATGCTGGCCTTGGCCGTTTGCCTGACCGGCCCGCCAATCAGCCGGTTCAGTTCCCTGCCAGGGGGGATGGCAGCATGGAATGGCGCGGAACCTTGCCCTTTTCAGCCAATCCCAAGCAGCTCAATCCGCCGCAGGGCTATCTGGTGAGCTGGAACAACAAGACCATGCCTGGGCTCAAGGGCGACGGGGCTGATTACTCGCATATCGACCGGGTCAACGAACTGGCAGCAGCTCTGAACCGCAAGCCGTTGCTGAGCGACAAGGAGATCTGGGATATCGATCGCTATGGGGCATTGGCCGATCTCAACCATCGCTATTTCGTGCCCTATATCACGCAGGCGGTGGCAGGGCTTGGGGAGGGAGATCCCTTGCGTCAGGCTGCCGTGCGGATCGCGGGCTGGGATGGACGGCTGACTGAAAGCGCCGTCTCGGGCTTCTATGATGGCCCCGGCGTTCCCCTGTTCCGTGCCTGGCTCGCCCATGCGCTGGAGCGGCTGCTGAAAGCCGACCTGCCCGCCGATGTCTACGCCAAATATGCCGCCACCGGTTATCTCCCCGCGCTCAGCCCGCTCAGCGCCAAGCCGGGCAGCGGGGCCAAGCTGCTATGGTATGCGCTGCGCCGGGGGCAGGATGGCGCGCCTTTCGCCTATGACTTCCTGCATGGCCGCGATGCGCAGGCCCTGGTGCGTGACGCTTTGCGCGATGCGGTGAGCGACCTCTCCAGGGCGCAAGGCCCTGACATGGATCGGTGGCGCACGCCTGTTGCGCCGATGCAGTTTGCCGCGCGCAGTGTGGTGGGCGTGCCATGGGCGGGCGAGGATGAGGACAAGGTGGTCGCTCCCTATCGCAATCGGGGCAGTGTCAGCCTGCGCGTCACGCTCGATCGACAGGGGGCATCGATGTGTTCAGCGGCGGCGCCTGGGCAAAGCGGTTTTATCGCGCAAGATGGGAAGCCCGACCGCCATTATGCAGATCAGCTGCCGCTTTTTACCGGATTTGCCTGCAAGCCCGATTGGCTGACTGCGAGCGAAATCGCCGCCCATGTTGAACGGCAGGAGCATCTGGACGATGGGTGA
- a CDS encoding Arm DNA-binding domain-containing protein, producing the protein MTRKVTLSTAAIEALRKGCIVDGMAPGLVLEVLSSGKKSWKYARRITGRKQLLRWTLGFFPAFPIADARKWATNINEQVEKGINPREVSAQQKRAEMTVSRAHQLNMEAVLDGRASRAKPINKPRTIKDKRKIFELDIAPKIGKRSIYEVTEDDLVKLVNDKCKTAKVRANRLAAELKVFFGWATGLRGREIGLKVDPSKQLGDLKFPEKPRTRKLCQDEIAWYLKGPRDHPLPLSAAAPSARCGHRPSAARGHRAAHSD; encoded by the coding sequence ATGACACGCAAGGTTACGCTATCCACCGCAGCGATCGAGGCGCTGCGAAAAGGTTGCATCGTTGACGGGATGGCCCCCGGTCTGGTCCTGGAAGTTCTCTCCAGCGGTAAAAAGAGCTGGAAATACGCACGGCGGATTACCGGGCGCAAACAGCTGCTGCGTTGGACGCTCGGGTTCTTCCCGGCTTTCCCGATTGCCGATGCGCGCAAATGGGCCACCAATATCAACGAGCAGGTCGAAAAAGGCATCAACCCGCGTGAAGTGAGCGCGCAGCAGAAGCGCGCGGAGATGACCGTCAGCCGAGCGCACCAGCTCAACATGGAGGCTGTGCTTGACGGACGGGCGTCACGCGCCAAGCCGATCAACAAGCCCCGAACCATCAAGGACAAAAGGAAGATCTTCGAACTCGACATCGCTCCGAAGATCGGCAAGCGCAGCATATACGAGGTTACGGAGGACGACCTCGTCAAGCTCGTCAACGATAAGTGCAAAACCGCGAAGGTCCGTGCCAATCGCCTCGCCGCCGAGCTGAAGGTCTTTTTCGGGTGGGCCACGGGGCTGCGAGGCCGCGAGATCGGGCTCAAGGTTGATCCGTCAAAGCAGCTCGGCGATCTCAAATTCCCCGAAAAGCCTCGCACCCGCAAGCTCTGTCAGGATGAGATCGCCTGGTATCTCAAAGGCCCGCGCGATCACCCACTGCCGCTCAGCGCGGCAGCACCCTCAGCAAGATGCGGGCACCGGCCGTCGGCGGCACGCGGCCATCGAGCAGCGCATTCTGATTGA
- a CDS encoding ogr/Delta-like zinc finger family protein: MEAESPPLYLPPVATRDGNLRCPHCTRPGQRRTSEEVTILVRGLHFRCTNDLCGHTWHATLQYDYGIVPSAIPNPAMAELPMRTPRREDVMAAIRRARFCAEGSEDDLNQMDLFDRYAATL, encoded by the coding sequence ATGGAAGCCGAATCCCCTCCCCTTTACCTGCCGCCAGTCGCCACCCGCGACGGCAATCTGCGCTGCCCGCATTGCACGAGGCCGGGCCAGCGCCGCACCAGCGAGGAAGTCACCATTTTGGTACGCGGCCTTCATTTCCGCTGCACCAACGACCTCTGCGGGCATACATGGCACGCAACGCTTCAGTATGATTACGGCATCGTCCCCTCGGCCATCCCCAACCCGGCGATGGCTGAACTGCCCATGCGTACCCCGCGCCGGGAAGACGTGATGGCCGCCATTCGCCGCGCTCGTTTCTGCGCCGAAGGTTCAGAAGACGATTTGAACCAGATGGACCTTTTCGACCGCTACGCGGCCACACTCTAA
- a CDS encoding MFS transporter, with protein MAARSLPFETQEPSSKGQAKAALQSLNFFMADMQAGIGPFLGVFLQQRGWTSGPIGTVMTAGGVAGMIMTVPAGAFIDHTEKKRLVVIVTGICTVLASFLILLSQSAPVVTVSQIATAIAGAAIGPAVTGMTLGIVRQSGFNAQNGRNQAWNHAGNMVGAGLSGYLGWRFGMVAIFYLAAVFGVLAIASVLAIPERAIDHRAARGLEAKSAGNDQAQGFRMLLGNRPMLILAAALACFHLGNGAMLPLYGLAVVGAGKGDPAMFVAQTVVVAQGVMIATALLAMRMAAGRGYWLVLLISFAALPLRGLLAGSVIENWGVWPVQALDGVGAGLQSVAVPGLVACLLGGTGRVNVGQGAVMTVQGMGAALSPAIGGWLAQELGYRVAFYVLGSFAVVSVGLWLGFAGILRPACGGTDQS; from the coding sequence ATGGCCGCCAGATCACTGCCGTTCGAGACGCAGGAACCATCATCGAAGGGCCAGGCGAAGGCCGCGCTGCAATCCCTCAATTTCTTCATGGCCGACATGCAGGCGGGGATCGGCCCGTTTCTGGGCGTTTTTCTGCAGCAGCGCGGATGGACCTCCGGCCCCATCGGCACGGTGATGACCGCCGGGGGCGTGGCCGGCATGATCATGACGGTGCCAGCCGGCGCCTTCATCGACCATACCGAGAAAAAGCGGCTGGTGGTGATCGTCACCGGCATCTGCACCGTGTTGGCCTCCTTTCTCATCCTGTTGTCGCAATCGGCGCCGGTTGTGACCGTCAGCCAGATCGCCACGGCAATCGCCGGGGCCGCCATCGGCCCGGCGGTGACGGGCATGACGCTGGGCATCGTGCGGCAGAGCGGCTTCAACGCTCAAAACGGACGCAATCAGGCCTGGAATCACGCCGGCAATATGGTGGGAGCAGGCTTGTCGGGCTATCTGGGCTGGCGCTTTGGCATGGTGGCGATCTTCTACCTGGCCGCGGTCTTCGGCGTGCTGGCCATCGCCTCGGTTCTGGCGATCCCCGAGCGCGCCATCGACCATCGCGCTGCGCGTGGCCTGGAAGCAAAAAGTGCCGGGAACGATCAGGCACAGGGTTTCCGGATGCTGCTCGGCAATCGACCGATGCTGATCCTGGCGGCGGCGCTGGCCTGCTTCCATCTGGGCAATGGCGCCATGCTGCCGCTCTACGGGCTGGCGGTGGTGGGCGCAGGCAAAGGCGATCCGGCGATGTTTGTCGCGCAGACGGTGGTGGTAGCGCAGGGGGTGATGATCGCCACAGCCTTGCTGGCAATGCGCATGGCCGCCGGGCGCGGCTACTGGCTGGTGCTGCTGATCTCCTTTGCCGCCCTGCCGCTGCGGGGTCTGCTGGCGGGCAGCGTCATCGAGAATTGGGGCGTCTGGCCGGTGCAGGCGCTCGATGGTGTGGGCGCCGGATTACAGAGCGTGGCGGTGCCGGGGCTCGTTGCCTGCCTGCTCGGCGGCACGGGGCGGGTCAATGTCGGGCAAGGCGCGGTGATGACGGTGCAGGGGATGGGCGCCGCGCTCAGCCCGGCGATTGGCGGCTGGCTGGCGCAGGAGCTGGGATATCGCGTGGCCTTTTACGTGCTGGGCAGCTTTGCCGTGGTCAGCGTGGGGCTGTGGCTGGGCTTTGCCGGGATCTTGCGCCCGGCCTGCGGCGGAACGGACCAGTCTTGA
- a CDS encoding arsenic transporter, with the protein MGAVWLICGVATAGVIARPFRWPEAIWAAGGALLLVLLGLMPVGAALGAVGKGLDVYLFLIGMMLLSETAREHGLFDWVAATAAIHAGGSPARLFLLVYIAGIVITTFLSNDATAVVLTPAVFAAARKARADPLPALFACALVANAASFVLPISNPANLVLYGGAMPPLGQWLGSFALPSLAAIAVTFAMLRWAERRRLAGHCMSDLTREPLSRCGMAAMAGIGATAVLLMIMSATDRPLGWPTCLAGMATALVVCGMARQSPARVVRCVAWGVLPLVAGLFVLVEALDRTGGIALVARAMGRASADPAWAAALSGTVLAFASNLMNNLPAGLIASMAAMQAHPPRLVVDALLIGVDLGPNLSVTGSLATILWLQAIRREGEDVGFWQFLKTGTVTMIPALAAALAIRILIG; encoded by the coding sequence ATGGGCGCTGTCTGGCTGATCTGCGGCGTGGCCACCGCAGGCGTGATCGCGCGCCCCTTTCGCTGGCCCGAGGCGATCTGGGCGGCAGGCGGCGCGCTGCTGCTGGTGCTGCTCGGGCTGATGCCGGTCGGGGCGGCGCTGGGCGCGGTCGGCAAGGGGCTCGATGTCTACCTCTTCCTCATCGGCATGATGCTGCTGAGCGAAACCGCGCGCGAGCATGGCCTGTTCGACTGGGTGGCCGCCACCGCCGCCATCCACGCCGGGGGCAGCCCGGCGCGCCTGTTCCTGCTGGTCTATATCGCCGGGATCGTCATCACCACCTTCCTGTCGAATGACGCCACCGCCGTGGTGCTGACCCCGGCCGTCTTCGCCGCCGCACGCAAGGCAAGGGCCGATCCCCTGCCCGCGCTGTTCGCCTGCGCGCTGGTGGCCAATGCGGCCAGCTTTGTGCTGCCCATCTCCAACCCGGCCAATCTGGTGCTGTATGGCGGCGCGATGCCGCCGCTGGGGCAATGGCTGGGCTCTTTCGCCCTGCCCTCGCTGGCTGCCATCGCCGTGACCTTCGCGATGCTGCGCTGGGCAGAGCGGCGCAGGCTTGCGGGCCATTGTATGAGCGATCTCACGCGCGAACCGCTCTCCCGCTGCGGGATGGCGGCCATGGCGGGGATCGGCGCTACGGCAGTGCTGCTGATGATCATGTCGGCCACCGATCGTCCCTTGGGCTGGCCGACCTGCCTTGCCGGTATGGCCACGGCGCTGGTGGTCTGCGGGATGGCGCGGCAATCACCAGCCAGGGTTGTACGCTGCGTGGCCTGGGGCGTGCTGCCGCTGGTCGCCGGACTGTTCGTGCTGGTCGAGGCCCTGGACCGCACTGGCGGCATCGCCCTTGTCGCCCGCGCCATGGGCCGCGCCTCCGCTGATCCGGCATGGGCTGCGGCGCTTTCGGGGACCGTCCTGGCTTTCGCGTCCAATCTGATGAACAACCTGCCCGCCGGGCTAATTGCCAGCATGGCCGCGATGCAGGCCCATCCGCCACGGTTGGTGGTCGATGCGCTGCTGATTGGTGTCGATCTGGGCCCGAACCTCTCGGTCACGGGTTCGCTTGCCACCATCCTCTGGCTGCAGGCGATCCGCCGTGAGGGCGAGGATGTGGGCTTTTGGCAATTCCTGAAGACAGGCACCGTGACGATGATCCCGGCGCTTGCCGCAGCTCTGGCGATACGGATCCTGATCGGTTGA
- a CDS encoding YoaK family protein has protein sequence MLIQRGDDRSQHLDRRLAFILAGVAGSLNAAAFHAVGFFSANMTGNVSTLSSLIAMGQWWHGTGYLLIVLTFIGGAAVSSLTIDLGLRRDIATIYAWVVLAEASMLVALVLIRLTMARGPGIPFLVLGLSFLMGLQNAIVTHISQARVRTTHVSGMATDLGIGLARLIVMPRGGMGDEERSTVLLKLRLHAGTIACFMIGGILGVLAWRWCGDVSLALSALPLFAVGMAALLGASRQAADETGRLS, from the coding sequence GTGTTGATCCAACGCGGAGACGATCGCAGTCAGCACCTCGATCGGCGCCTCGCCTTCATTCTGGCGGGTGTAGCAGGCAGTCTGAACGCTGCTGCCTTTCACGCCGTCGGTTTCTTCTCCGCCAATATGACCGGGAACGTATCGACACTGTCGAGCCTGATCGCGATGGGGCAATGGTGGCATGGGACGGGCTATCTGCTCATTGTGCTCACCTTCATCGGTGGAGCTGCCGTATCCTCCCTGACGATCGACCTTGGCCTGCGCAGGGACATTGCGACGATCTATGCCTGGGTTGTTCTGGCCGAAGCCTCCATGCTGGTGGCCCTCGTGCTGATCAGGCTCACGATGGCGCGCGGGCCTGGCATTCCGTTTCTCGTTTTGGGGCTCAGCTTTCTGATGGGGCTGCAAAATGCCATCGTGACCCATATTTCACAGGCTCGCGTGCGCACGACCCATGTTTCGGGCATGGCAACCGATCTGGGGATTGGTCTGGCACGGCTGATTGTCATGCCAAGAGGCGGTATGGGCGATGAGGAACGCTCGACCGTCTTGCTGAAGCTGCGCCTGCATGCCGGGACGATTGCCTGTTTCATGATCGGTGGCATTCTGGGAGTGCTGGCATGGCGCTGGTGCGGGGACGTGAGCCTGGCGCTAAGCGCCTTGCCCCTGTTCGCCGTGGGCATGGCGGCCTTGCTCGGCGCATCACGACAGGCAGCGGATGAGACCGGGCGCCTGTCGTGA
- a CDS encoding site-specific DNA-methyltransferase, with the protein MPETAARQFPVNVLWALAANGIRAEVVGDALLIHGDCLRALPQLAEAGVTDVLADPPYSSGGIHSTARTLATSNKYQGPKARGLYPEFSGDNRDQRSFTLWSTLWLGLCREVTRPEGIIGVFTDWRQYPATTDALQAGGWTWRGAAVWDKTEGTRPRKGAYRNQCEFLAWGSNGQMGKEGPCAPGVFHHEVDEQADFIAPEYVRLATQSEKKHHIAGKPTALLADLLAICGDVILDPFMGSGSTGVAAVRTGRRFIGIEMDAAHFETARKRIAEEQGMRLAEVIPPKAVIYVSAAAAEQAELKAALDAYMAKPLPEATTLKFCEYAPSFELATRPHAVWAGLDPAAKPAAA; encoded by the coding sequence ATGCCTGAGACCGCCGCCCGCCAGTTCCCCGTCAATGTGCTGTGGGCGCTGGCCGCCAACGGCATCCGCGCGGAGGTGGTGGGCGATGCCCTGCTGATCCATGGAGATTGCCTGCGCGCGCTGCCACAGTTGGCTGAAGCCGGGGTTACGGACGTGCTGGCCGATCCGCCCTATTCGAGCGGCGGCATCCACAGCACCGCCCGCACGCTCGCCACCAGCAACAAGTATCAGGGCCCCAAGGCGCGCGGCCTCTATCCTGAGTTTTCGGGAGACAACCGCGATCAGCGTTCCTTCACGCTGTGGTCCACCTTGTGGCTGGGCCTGTGCCGCGAAGTCACCCGGCCCGAGGGCATCATCGGCGTTTTCACCGACTGGCGCCAGTATCCCGCTACCACGGATGCCTTGCAGGCCGGTGGTTGGACGTGGCGCGGCGCCGCCGTGTGGGACAAAACCGAGGGCACCCGCCCCCGCAAGGGTGCCTATCGCAACCAGTGCGAATTTCTGGCGTGGGGCAGCAACGGCCAGATGGGCAAGGAAGGCCCCTGCGCCCCCGGCGTGTTCCACCATGAGGTAGACGAACAGGCTGATTTCATCGCGCCGGAGTACGTGCGCCTCGCCACCCAGAGCGAGAAGAAGCACCATATCGCGGGCAAGCCCACCGCGCTCCTGGCCGATCTGCTGGCGATCTGCGGCGATGTGATCCTCGATCCCTTCATGGGCTCCGGCTCGACCGGCGTTGCCGCAGTCCGCACCGGGCGCCGGTTCATCGGCATCGAGATGGACGCGGCCCATTTCGAGACGGCCCGCAAGCGCATCGCGGAAGAACAGGGCATGAGGCTGGCCGAAGTCATCCCGCCCAAGGCCGTCATCTACGTATCGGCAGCCGCTGCGGAACAGGCCGAGTTGAAAGCGGCGCTCGACGCCTACATGGCCAAGCCGCTTCCCGAAGCGACCACCTTGAAATTCTGCGAGTACGCGCCCTCTTTTGAGTTGGCCACCCGCCCGCATGCGGTCTGGGCTGGCCTCGATCCCGCCGCGAAGCCTGCCGCCGCGTGA